The Mangrovivirga cuniculi genomic sequence CAAATTTTGGTGCTCAGAATAACCTTACTTTTCTTTCCAGTAAAAAGGCTCAGAAAAACTTTATTGATCAATTGATCGACTTATTGAGGTTAAGGGGAGCTCATGGAGTTAATATAGATTTTGAGAATATTCCAAGAGCAAGCAGGGAGCAATTCACAAATTTTATTATTGATCTTTCATCAAGTTTAAGATCTATCGATAAGGATTATTTAATTACGATTGCAGTTCCTCCGATTGATTTTAACAGAGTATTTGAAATAAGACAACTTTCTCCACATGTTGACCTTTTTGTGATCATGGGTTATGAATATTACGGTGCAAATAGTTCCGTTGCAGGTCCTGTAGCGCCATTACAAAGTGGACAGCTATGGTGGGAATACAACCTGCAAAGTGCTGTAAATGAATATCTTGTAGCAGGAACTCCCGCTAATAAATTACTTCTTGGTTTGCCATATTATGGCTCTGAGTGGATGACTTACGATCTTAAATTCCCTTCTAAAGCACGAAAATATATCGGTACGACTACCTACCGGAATATCAGGAAAAAACATGGTGACCTGGCTTGTTGTGAGGATGATGTCAGTAAGAGTAAATTTTATGTTTACCGGGATAATTCTAATAATTACAGGCAATTGTGGTATGATGACAGTCTTAGTTTAAGTAGGAAATACGATTACATAAATGAACAAAATCTTGGAGGTGTAGGGATTTGGGCTTTAGGTTATGATAACGGCTACACCGAATTGTGGAAATTGCTTGCAGCCAAATTTGCACTGTCTGAAAGCAAGGCTGCTGCTGTGAAGGCGTCAGTCAGCGGCAGCCGTTTCTCATTTCGCAGGATTATGAGTCTTGCTTACAGAATAATGAGAAATCCACAAAGATTATTTACTAATCCACGACCGCTTATAGGTGTTTTTGGAGCTCTTTTTGGAGTTTCAATATTTGGTTTTTACGCTTTATACCGATGGGGATGCCGTTTTAAACGGATGTTTGGGATCGCTATTAAAAGTACACTGGCCTTGTTGATCATAGTTTTATTAGCGGTAGTATTTATCGCAATGAAATATACAGCAGTAAGAGATGTGGCTTTTCTGTTATGTGGATTTATTGTCGGATCAATTATAATATTATTTATCAGTAGAAAATTTTTAACAGAAAAAGACCTGCCGTAAACAGGTGGAATTAAATTTTTAAGAATAAACGTCTATCAACCGGACAATTTTTTAATAAACAACCAATGATCTATTCAGCTGTACAATCTGTTGCAGATGCATTAAATGATTACCTGTCAAACCGCTTCAGGCAACCTGAAGAGAAGGTTATCATTTCAAATATTATCAATATGGATGGTTCTGCCGGTGTTACCGAACCGGATAAAATCATACTTACCCTGGCTAATTTGGAACAGGAAACCATTAACCAGAAAAACCCTGTGGTGGGATCTCCTAGACCGGTGAAAATGAATCTTTTCATTTTGATTACAGCTGCTTTTGAGGGGTTGAACTATCCTGAAGGTCTTAAATATTTGTCAGGGGTAATCAGCTATTTTCAATCGCATAAAGTGATGAATCATCAGAATACTCCAGACCTTGATCCGGGTATAGAAAAATTGTCTTTTGAAATTTATAACCAGAATCTGCAAAACCTTAGTCACTTGTGGGGCTCGATGGGAGGAAAATATATGCCTTCTATACTCTATAAAGTTCGGGTAATATCTTTTGATGAAAATAATGTTGGGGCCGGATCGGCACCTTTTACCGGATTAGGTACAAATATATAAAGGATGATAAAATTACAGTTTAAGTTCAATAAGCTGATCACGCTTTCTTTAAACCATGATTACTTTGATAGTGGCAAAGCAAAGTTTATGAAAATAGAACCTACTTTTCAAACTGCTTTAAAATTAGAAAAACATGGTTTGCTGGAACGTAATCGTGATAATGAACTGGTGATTTTATTTGATAAAGAAAAGGAAGATCTCCTTGCTGATAAGCTTGGAAAATCTGAAGGACTGGAGTTGAATTTTTGGGTCTATTGTTCTGATACTTCATTGGTGAATTATACCAGCCTGCCACTCGATTTACATGAAGGCATTCTTTGTTTCGAAAAATCAAAAGGGTCAGAACTTCATCAGGATGATCATGTTTCAAAAAAAGAATTTGTAAAGGCATTACAACCGGGAGAGATAGTTAGTGATGATTATAGGGAAATTGAAATTCTTGACAATGATCAAAATGTAATTTTTAGTGCAACACCCAAAGAACACCCCGTGTGTTATATGCCTGCTATTGGAACAGGTGTCTATTATATCAGAAAAGATAAAAAACAAACTGAAAAAATTGTTTGCTTAAGTGAAAGAGTTAAAAGCAAACCTTTGGGTTTGATCAATATCACTCTGAATAAAAATGATTGTAAAAAAATCGTGAGTGATATATCTAAAGGTGATGATCCTCAAAGCCATGAATACTCAATCAATTTTAA encodes the following:
- a CDS encoding glycosyl hydrolase family 18 protein; the encoded protein is MLSKICYVLFGLVCFLLTENISAQDGLKDKFNQVIRENSIEEKTPQNSPQEVKKEGQQSAQSDSVQMVKKKAESQDSLMTAMEDLSFDAGLIEKDAIDSLKFESRVLSVKKRRPSKEYSKEKQWSKYMGITHNNVYKKEHVLDTTKNVLGWHPYWMGDAYKSYNFSLLSVIAYFSYELNPRTGGYKTVHDWKTTALIDSAKANGTKVVLSVTNFGAQNNLTFLSSKKAQKNFIDQLIDLLRLRGAHGVNIDFENIPRASREQFTNFIIDLSSSLRSIDKDYLITIAVPPIDFNRVFEIRQLSPHVDLFVIMGYEYYGANSSVAGPVAPLQSGQLWWEYNLQSAVNEYLVAGTPANKLLLGLPYYGSEWMTYDLKFPSKARKYIGTTTYRNIRKKHGDLACCEDDVSKSKFYVYRDNSNNYRQLWYDDSLSLSRKYDYINEQNLGGVGIWALGYDNGYTELWKLLAAKFALSESKAAAVKASVSGSRFSFRRIMSLAYRIMRNPQRLFTNPRPLIGVFGALFGVSIFGFYALYRWGCRFKRMFGIAIKSTLALLIIVLLAVVFIAMKYTAVRDVAFLLCGFIVGSIIILFISRKFLTEKDLP
- a CDS encoding DUF4255 domain-containing protein; translated protein: MIYSAVQSVADALNDYLSNRFRQPEEKVIISNIINMDGSAGVTEPDKIILTLANLEQETINQKNPVVGSPRPVKMNLFILITAAFEGLNYPEGLKYLSGVISYFQSHKVMNHQNTPDLDPGIEKLSFEIYNQNLQNLSHLWGSMGGKYMPSILYKVRVISFDENNVGAGSAPFTGLGTNI